A DNA window from Suncus etruscus isolate mSunEtr1 chromosome 8, mSunEtr1.pri.cur, whole genome shotgun sequence contains the following coding sequences:
- the MCF2L gene encoding guanine nucleotide exchange factor DBS isoform X4, producing the protein MRRRGEGELGCCGLCTCPGVAGGTGDEIMHQDISPLCAADIQDQLKKRFAYLSGGRGQDGSPVITFPDYPAFSEVPDSDFQNVLTYLTSIPSLQDTGVGFILVIDRRQDKWTSVKASVLRIAASFPANLQLVLVLRPAGFFQRTLSELAFKFNRDDFKMKVPVIMLSSVPDLYGYIDKSQLTEDLGGTLDYCHSQWLCHRTAIESFALMVKQTAQRLQSFGTELAETELPNDVPATSAVLSSHTHKRDQAKEEMKQALDEGQRILESIREPLAKDTERGLNQDQLDNETTVQRLLEQLHETEAAFDEFWAKHQQKLEQCLQLRHFEQDFREVRAILDVLAQKIATFTDVGNSLAHVQHLLKDLTAFKEKSGAAVQRAEALAQEGERLISMKHYAVDSILPKCQELRAGCDHCQAELGHRQALLGQSLELHGLLEASMRWCDEGIYLLASQPVDKCQSQDGAEAALQEIEKFLETGAENKIQELSKIYKDYESILTPDLKEHVQKVFQKQESTEEMFHRRQASLRKLAARQARPVQPVAPRPEALSKSPCPSPGVRRGSEITGPESSMQRRPYRRAKSELSEGRQGWSSSTGDEEESLAVLRRHVMAELLDTERVYVDELLSVLEGYAAEMDNPLMAHLLSASLHNKKDVLFGNMEEICHFHNRIFLKELEKYTDCPELVGRCFLERMEEFQVYEKYCQNKPRSESLWRQCSDCPFFQECQRKLDHKLSLDSYLLKPVQRITKYQLLLKEMLKYSKSCEGAEDLQEALSSILGILKAVNDSMHLIAITGYDGNLGDLGRLLMQGSFSVWTDHKKGHAKVKDLARFKPMQRHLFLHEKAVLFCKRREENGEGYEKAPTYSYKHSLNMASVGITENVKGDSRKFEIWYNAREEVYIIQAPTAEIKAAWVSEIRKVLTSQLQACREASQHRALEQSQSLPLPAVTSTSPSKGSARTSKKLEERKGESLGLEDYVTTAALPKAPEKGQASPPSPDKKAKRHEVKSDPTPLGLRGWNKTSRLPEAPEDDGWSSAEEPINSSDAEEEGSLGPRKLTPGKFRVVGSEKGSPEALGLKSGDTVEVVQEGDEGLWWVRNLTSNQEAWVPGSSLCALLGTSSSVQCLSSSVGEGTML; encoded by the exons ATGAAATCATGCACCAAGACATCTCCCCACTGTGTGCAGCTGACATCCAGGACCAACTGAAGAAGCGCTTTGCCTACCTGTCGG GCGGCCGCGGGCAGGACGGCAGCCCTGTGATCACCTTCCCAGACTACCCGGCCTTCAGCGAGGTCCCCGACAGCGACTTCCAGAACGTCCTCACCTACCTTACCAGCATCCCCAG CCTGCAGGATACCGGCGTGGGCTTCATCCTGGTCATAGACCGCAGGCAGGACAAATGGACCTCGGTGAAGGCATCCGTCCTGCGCATCGCG GCGTCCTTCCCCGCAAACCTGCAGCTGGTCTTGGTCCTGCGGCCTGCGGGCTTCTTCCAGAGAACCCTCTCCGAGCTCGCCTTCAAGTTCAACCGAGATGACTTTAAGATGAAGGTGCCG GTCATAATGCTGAGCTCAGTCCCCGACCTCTACGGCTACATCGACAAATCCCAGCTGACCGAGGACCTGGGTGGCACGCTGGACTATTGCCACTCCCAGTGGCTGTGTCACCGCACG GCCATCGAAAGCTTCGCACTCATGGTCAAGCAGACAGCCCAGAGGCTGCAGAGCTTCGGCACGGAGCTGGCCGAGACAGAGCTGCCCAATGATGTCCCTGCCACCAGCGCTGTGCTGAGCTCCCACACGCACAAGAGGGACCAGGCGAAG GAGGAGATGAAGCAGGCCCTGGACGAGGGGCAGCGCATCCTGGAGAGTATCCGGGAGCCCCTGGCCAAGGACACGGAGCGCGGCCTGAACCAGGACCAGCTGGACAATGAGACCACTGTGCAGAG GCTTCTGGAGCAGCTGCATGAGACCGAGGCTGCATTTGACGAGTTCTGGGCCAAACACCAGCAGAAGCTGGAGCAGTGCCTGCAGCTAAGACACTTCGAGCAGGATTTCCGGGAG GTAAGGGCCATCCTAGATGTGTTGGCCCAGAAGATCGCCACCTTTACCGACGTGGGCAACAGCCTGGCGCACGTGCAGCACCTGCTGAAGGACCTCACTGCCTTCAAGGAGAAGTCAGGG GCGGCTGTGCAGCGGGCTGAGGCCCTGGCCCAAGAGGGTGAGCGCCTCATCAGCATGAAGCACTACGCCGTGGACTCCATTCTCCCCAAGTGCCAGGAGCTTCGGGCTGGCTGTGACCACTGCCAGGCCGAGCTGGGCCACCGGCAGGCACTACTCGGACAGTCCCTGGAGCTACACGGCCTGCTGGAAGCA TCCATGAGGTGGTGTGACGAGGGCATCTACCTGCTGGCCTCCCAGCCCGTGGACAAGTGTCAGTCCCAGGATGGTGCTGAGGCCGCCCTCCAGGAGATTGAGAAGTTTCTGGAAACTGGTGCAGAGAATAAGATCCAGGAGCTGAGTAAAATCTACAAGGACTATGAGTCTATCCTCACCCCGGACCTGAAG GAACACGTGCAGAAGGTCTTCCAGAAGCAAGAGAGCACCGAGGAGATGTTCCACCGTAGACAGGCCAGCCTCAGGAAGCTGGCGGCCAGGCAGGCGCGGCCCGTGCAGCCTGTCGCCCCCCGGCCTGAAGCGCTCAGCAAGTCCCCCTGCCCCTCTCCAG GTGTTCGGCGAGGGTCTGAGATCACTGGACCCGAGAGCAGCATGCAGCGAAGGCCCTATAGGAGGGCCAAG AGTGAACTCAGTGAAGGCCGGCAGGGCTGGAGCAGCTCCACTGGGGATGAGGAGGAAAGCTTGGCCGTCCTGAGAAG GCATGTGATGGCCGAGCTCTTGGACACAGAACGCGTCTACGTGGACGAGCTGCTGAGCGTCCTGGAG GGCTATGCCGCAGAGATGGACAATCCCCTCATGGCACACCTGCTGTCAGCCAGCCTGCACAACAAGAAGGACGTCCTGTTTGGGAACATGGAAGAGATCTGCCACTTCCACAACAG AATATTCCTGAAAGAACTTGAAAAGTACACAGACTGCCCGGAGCTGGTGGGAAGGTGTTTTCTGGAAAGG ATGGAGGAGTTCCAGGTGTACGAGAAGTACTGCCAGAACAAGCCGCGCTCCGAGAGCCTGTGGCGCCAGTGCTCCGACTGTCCCTTCTTCCAG GAGTGCCAGCGGAAGCTGGACCACAAGCTGAGCCTGGACTCGTACCTGCTCAAGCCCGTGCAGAGGATCACCAAGTACCAGCTGCTGCTCAAG GAGATGCTCAAGTACAGCAAGAGCTGCGAGGGCGCCGAGGACCTGCAGGAGGCGCTGAGCTCCATCCTGGGCATCCTCAAGGCTGTCAACGACTCCATGCACCTCATCGCCATCACGGGCTACGAC GGGAACCTGGGCGACCTGGGCCGGCTGCTGATGCAGGGCTCGTTCAGCGTGTGGACAGATCACAAGAAGGGCCACGCCAAAGTGAAGGACCTGGCGCGCTTCAAGCCCATGCAGCGGCACCTCTTCCTGCACGAGAAGGCCGTGCTCTTCTGCAAGCGGCGGGAGGAGAACGGCGAGGGCTACGAGAAGGCCCCGACCTACAGCTACAAGCACTCCCTGAAC ATGGCATCTGTGGGCATCACGGAGAACGTGAAGGGCGACTCCAGGAAGTTCGAGATCTGGTACAACGCCCGGGAGGAAGTGTACATCATCCAG GCACCCACTGCGGAGATCAAGGCCGCGTGGGTGAGTGAGATCCGCAAGGTGCTGACCAGCCAGCTGCAGGCGTGCAGAG AAGCCAGCCAGCACCGTGCCCTGGAGCAGTCCCAGAGCCTGCCCCTGCCCGCAGTGACCAGCACCAG TCCCTCGAAAGGCAGCGCAAGGACCTCGAAAAAGCTGGAGGAGCGAAAAGGAGAGTCCCTGGGCCTGGAGGACTACGTGACCACCGCGGCGCTGCCAAAGGCACCCGAGAAGGGCCAAG CATCTCCTCCCAGCCCTGACAAAAAAGCTAAGCGCCATGAAGTCAAGAGCGACCCGACTCCTTTGGGTTTACGAG GCTGGAACAAAACATCCCGCCTGCCCGAGGCCCCGGAGGATGATGGCTGGTCCAGTGCCGAGGAGCCCATCAATTCCTCGGACGCAGAGGAGGAGGGCAGCCTGGGCCCCCGGAAATTG ACTCCCGGGAAGTTCAGGGTCGTGGGCAGCGAGAAGGGCAGCCCCGAGGCGCTCGGCCTGAAGAGCGGAGACACCGTGGAGGTGGTGCAGGAGGGCGATGAGGGCCTTTG GTGGGTCAGGAACCTAACATCCAACCAGGAGGCCTGGGTGCCCGGCAGCAGCCTGTGTGCGCTCCTTGGCACGTCCAGCTCGGTTCAGTGTCTGAGCAGCTCAG TGGGTGAGGGGACCATGCTCTAA
- the MCF2L gene encoding guanine nucleotide exchange factor DBS isoform X1: MAGRGALQGRPHCCWQPPWRRRVAWREPMPDEIMHQDISPLCAADIQDQLKKRFAYLSGGRGQDGSPVITFPDYPAFSEVPDSDFQNVLTYLTSIPSLQDTGVGFILVIDRRQDKWTSVKASVLRIAASFPANLQLVLVLRPAGFFQRTLSELAFKFNRDDFKMKVPVIMLSSVPDLYGYIDKSQLTEDLGGTLDYCHSQWLCHRTAIESFALMVKQTAQRLQSFGTELAETELPNDVPATSAVLSSHTHKRDQAKEEMKQALDEGQRILESIREPLAKDTERGLNQDQLDNETTVQRLLEQLHETEAAFDEFWAKHQQKLEQCLQLRHFEQDFREVRAILDVLAQKIATFTDVGNSLAHVQHLLKDLTAFKEKSGAAVQRAEALAQEGERLISMKHYAVDSILPKCQELRAGCDHCQAELGHRQALLGQSLELHGLLEASMRWCDEGIYLLASQPVDKCQSQDGAEAALQEIEKFLETGAENKIQELSKIYKDYESILTPDLKEHVQKVFQKQESTEEMFHRRQASLRKLAARQARPVQPVAPRPEALSKSPCPSPGVRRGSEITGPESSMQRRPYRRAKSELSEGRQGWSSSTGDEEESLAVLRRHVMAELLDTERVYVDELLSVLEGYAAEMDNPLMAHLLSASLHNKKDVLFGNMEEICHFHNRIFLKELEKYTDCPELVGRCFLERMEEFQVYEKYCQNKPRSESLWRQCSDCPFFQECQRKLDHKLSLDSYLLKPVQRITKYQLLLKEMLKYSKSCEGAEDLQEALSSILGILKAVNDSMHLIAITGYDGNLGDLGRLLMQGSFSVWTDHKKGHAKVKDLARFKPMQRHLFLHEKAVLFCKRREENGEGYEKAPTYSYKHSLNMASVGITENVKGDSRKFEIWYNAREEVYIIQAPTAEIKAAWVSEIRKVLTSQLQACREASQHRALEQSQSLPLPAVTSTSPSKGSARTSKKLEERKGESLGLEDYVTTAALPKAPEKGQASPPSPDKKAKRHEVKSDPTPLGLRGWNKTSRLPEAPEDDGWSSAEEPINSSDAEEEGSLGPRKLTPGKFRVVGSEKGSPEALGLKSGDTVEVVQEGDEGLWWVRNLTSNQEAWVPGSSLCALLGTSSSVQCLSSSVGEGTML; the protein is encoded by the exons ATGAAATCATGCACCAAGACATCTCCCCACTGTGTGCAGCTGACATCCAGGACCAACTGAAGAAGCGCTTTGCCTACCTGTCGG GCGGCCGCGGGCAGGACGGCAGCCCTGTGATCACCTTCCCAGACTACCCGGCCTTCAGCGAGGTCCCCGACAGCGACTTCCAGAACGTCCTCACCTACCTTACCAGCATCCCCAG CCTGCAGGATACCGGCGTGGGCTTCATCCTGGTCATAGACCGCAGGCAGGACAAATGGACCTCGGTGAAGGCATCCGTCCTGCGCATCGCG GCGTCCTTCCCCGCAAACCTGCAGCTGGTCTTGGTCCTGCGGCCTGCGGGCTTCTTCCAGAGAACCCTCTCCGAGCTCGCCTTCAAGTTCAACCGAGATGACTTTAAGATGAAGGTGCCG GTCATAATGCTGAGCTCAGTCCCCGACCTCTACGGCTACATCGACAAATCCCAGCTGACCGAGGACCTGGGTGGCACGCTGGACTATTGCCACTCCCAGTGGCTGTGTCACCGCACG GCCATCGAAAGCTTCGCACTCATGGTCAAGCAGACAGCCCAGAGGCTGCAGAGCTTCGGCACGGAGCTGGCCGAGACAGAGCTGCCCAATGATGTCCCTGCCACCAGCGCTGTGCTGAGCTCCCACACGCACAAGAGGGACCAGGCGAAG GAGGAGATGAAGCAGGCCCTGGACGAGGGGCAGCGCATCCTGGAGAGTATCCGGGAGCCCCTGGCCAAGGACACGGAGCGCGGCCTGAACCAGGACCAGCTGGACAATGAGACCACTGTGCAGAG GCTTCTGGAGCAGCTGCATGAGACCGAGGCTGCATTTGACGAGTTCTGGGCCAAACACCAGCAGAAGCTGGAGCAGTGCCTGCAGCTAAGACACTTCGAGCAGGATTTCCGGGAG GTAAGGGCCATCCTAGATGTGTTGGCCCAGAAGATCGCCACCTTTACCGACGTGGGCAACAGCCTGGCGCACGTGCAGCACCTGCTGAAGGACCTCACTGCCTTCAAGGAGAAGTCAGGG GCGGCTGTGCAGCGGGCTGAGGCCCTGGCCCAAGAGGGTGAGCGCCTCATCAGCATGAAGCACTACGCCGTGGACTCCATTCTCCCCAAGTGCCAGGAGCTTCGGGCTGGCTGTGACCACTGCCAGGCCGAGCTGGGCCACCGGCAGGCACTACTCGGACAGTCCCTGGAGCTACACGGCCTGCTGGAAGCA TCCATGAGGTGGTGTGACGAGGGCATCTACCTGCTGGCCTCCCAGCCCGTGGACAAGTGTCAGTCCCAGGATGGTGCTGAGGCCGCCCTCCAGGAGATTGAGAAGTTTCTGGAAACTGGTGCAGAGAATAAGATCCAGGAGCTGAGTAAAATCTACAAGGACTATGAGTCTATCCTCACCCCGGACCTGAAG GAACACGTGCAGAAGGTCTTCCAGAAGCAAGAGAGCACCGAGGAGATGTTCCACCGTAGACAGGCCAGCCTCAGGAAGCTGGCGGCCAGGCAGGCGCGGCCCGTGCAGCCTGTCGCCCCCCGGCCTGAAGCGCTCAGCAAGTCCCCCTGCCCCTCTCCAG GTGTTCGGCGAGGGTCTGAGATCACTGGACCCGAGAGCAGCATGCAGCGAAGGCCCTATAGGAGGGCCAAG AGTGAACTCAGTGAAGGCCGGCAGGGCTGGAGCAGCTCCACTGGGGATGAGGAGGAAAGCTTGGCCGTCCTGAGAAG GCATGTGATGGCCGAGCTCTTGGACACAGAACGCGTCTACGTGGACGAGCTGCTGAGCGTCCTGGAG GGCTATGCCGCAGAGATGGACAATCCCCTCATGGCACACCTGCTGTCAGCCAGCCTGCACAACAAGAAGGACGTCCTGTTTGGGAACATGGAAGAGATCTGCCACTTCCACAACAG AATATTCCTGAAAGAACTTGAAAAGTACACAGACTGCCCGGAGCTGGTGGGAAGGTGTTTTCTGGAAAGG ATGGAGGAGTTCCAGGTGTACGAGAAGTACTGCCAGAACAAGCCGCGCTCCGAGAGCCTGTGGCGCCAGTGCTCCGACTGTCCCTTCTTCCAG GAGTGCCAGCGGAAGCTGGACCACAAGCTGAGCCTGGACTCGTACCTGCTCAAGCCCGTGCAGAGGATCACCAAGTACCAGCTGCTGCTCAAG GAGATGCTCAAGTACAGCAAGAGCTGCGAGGGCGCCGAGGACCTGCAGGAGGCGCTGAGCTCCATCCTGGGCATCCTCAAGGCTGTCAACGACTCCATGCACCTCATCGCCATCACGGGCTACGAC GGGAACCTGGGCGACCTGGGCCGGCTGCTGATGCAGGGCTCGTTCAGCGTGTGGACAGATCACAAGAAGGGCCACGCCAAAGTGAAGGACCTGGCGCGCTTCAAGCCCATGCAGCGGCACCTCTTCCTGCACGAGAAGGCCGTGCTCTTCTGCAAGCGGCGGGAGGAGAACGGCGAGGGCTACGAGAAGGCCCCGACCTACAGCTACAAGCACTCCCTGAAC ATGGCATCTGTGGGCATCACGGAGAACGTGAAGGGCGACTCCAGGAAGTTCGAGATCTGGTACAACGCCCGGGAGGAAGTGTACATCATCCAG GCACCCACTGCGGAGATCAAGGCCGCGTGGGTGAGTGAGATCCGCAAGGTGCTGACCAGCCAGCTGCAGGCGTGCAGAG AAGCCAGCCAGCACCGTGCCCTGGAGCAGTCCCAGAGCCTGCCCCTGCCCGCAGTGACCAGCACCAG TCCCTCGAAAGGCAGCGCAAGGACCTCGAAAAAGCTGGAGGAGCGAAAAGGAGAGTCCCTGGGCCTGGAGGACTACGTGACCACCGCGGCGCTGCCAAAGGCACCCGAGAAGGGCCAAG CATCTCCTCCCAGCCCTGACAAAAAAGCTAAGCGCCATGAAGTCAAGAGCGACCCGACTCCTTTGGGTTTACGAG GCTGGAACAAAACATCCCGCCTGCCCGAGGCCCCGGAGGATGATGGCTGGTCCAGTGCCGAGGAGCCCATCAATTCCTCGGACGCAGAGGAGGAGGGCAGCCTGGGCCCCCGGAAATTG ACTCCCGGGAAGTTCAGGGTCGTGGGCAGCGAGAAGGGCAGCCCCGAGGCGCTCGGCCTGAAGAGCGGAGACACCGTGGAGGTGGTGCAGGAGGGCGATGAGGGCCTTTG GTGGGTCAGGAACCTAACATCCAACCAGGAGGCCTGGGTGCCCGGCAGCAGCCTGTGTGCGCTCCTTGGCACGTCCAGCTCGGTTCAGTGTCTGAGCAGCTCAG TGGGTGAGGGGACCATGCTCTAA
- the MCF2L gene encoding guanine nucleotide exchange factor DBS isoform X6 — MRGTGRCMYAHSLQDTGVGFILVIDRRQDKWTSVKASVLRIAASFPANLQLVLVLRPAGFFQRTLSELAFKFNRDDFKMKVPVIMLSSVPDLYGYIDKSQLTEDLGGTLDYCHSQWLCHRTAIESFALMVKQTAQRLQSFGTELAETELPNDVPATSAVLSSHTHKRDQAKEEMKQALDEGQRILESIREPLAKDTERGLNQDQLDNETTVQRLLEQLHETEAAFDEFWAKHQQKLEQCLQLRHFEQDFREVRAILDVLAQKIATFTDVGNSLAHVQHLLKDLTAFKEKSGAAVQRAEALAQEGERLISMKHYAVDSILPKCQELRAGCDHCQAELGHRQALLGQSLELHGLLEASMRWCDEGIYLLASQPVDKCQSQDGAEAALQEIEKFLETGAENKIQELSKIYKDYESILTPDLKEHVQKVFQKQESTEEMFHRRQASLRKLAARQARPVQPVAPRPEALSKSPCPSPGVRRGSEITGPESSMQRRPYRRAKSELSEGRQGWSSSTGDEEESLAVLRRHVMAELLDTERVYVDELLSVLEGYAAEMDNPLMAHLLSASLHNKKDVLFGNMEEICHFHNRIFLKELEKYTDCPELVGRCFLERMEEFQVYEKYCQNKPRSESLWRQCSDCPFFQECQRKLDHKLSLDSYLLKPVQRITKYQLLLKEMLKYSKSCEGAEDLQEALSSILGILKAVNDSMHLIAITGYDGNLGDLGRLLMQGSFSVWTDHKKGHAKVKDLARFKPMQRHLFLHEKAVLFCKRREENGEGYEKAPTYSYKHSLNMASVGITENVKGDSRKFEIWYNAREEVYIIQAPTAEIKAAWVSEIRKVLTSQLQACREASQHRALEQSQSLPLPAVTSTSPSKGSARTSKKLEERKGESLGLEDYVTTAALPKAPEKGQASPPSPDKKAKRHEVKSDPTPLGLRGWNKTSRLPEAPEDDGWSSAEEPINSSDAEEEGSLGPRKLTPGKFRVVGSEKGSPEALGLKSGDTVEVVQEGDEGLWWVRNLTSNQEAWVPGSSLCALLGTSSSVQCLSSSVGEGTML, encoded by the exons ATGCGGGGCACGGGCAGATGCATGTATGCTCACAG CCTGCAGGATACCGGCGTGGGCTTCATCCTGGTCATAGACCGCAGGCAGGACAAATGGACCTCGGTGAAGGCATCCGTCCTGCGCATCGCG GCGTCCTTCCCCGCAAACCTGCAGCTGGTCTTGGTCCTGCGGCCTGCGGGCTTCTTCCAGAGAACCCTCTCCGAGCTCGCCTTCAAGTTCAACCGAGATGACTTTAAGATGAAGGTGCCG GTCATAATGCTGAGCTCAGTCCCCGACCTCTACGGCTACATCGACAAATCCCAGCTGACCGAGGACCTGGGTGGCACGCTGGACTATTGCCACTCCCAGTGGCTGTGTCACCGCACG GCCATCGAAAGCTTCGCACTCATGGTCAAGCAGACAGCCCAGAGGCTGCAGAGCTTCGGCACGGAGCTGGCCGAGACAGAGCTGCCCAATGATGTCCCTGCCACCAGCGCTGTGCTGAGCTCCCACACGCACAAGAGGGACCAGGCGAAG GAGGAGATGAAGCAGGCCCTGGACGAGGGGCAGCGCATCCTGGAGAGTATCCGGGAGCCCCTGGCCAAGGACACGGAGCGCGGCCTGAACCAGGACCAGCTGGACAATGAGACCACTGTGCAGAG GCTTCTGGAGCAGCTGCATGAGACCGAGGCTGCATTTGACGAGTTCTGGGCCAAACACCAGCAGAAGCTGGAGCAGTGCCTGCAGCTAAGACACTTCGAGCAGGATTTCCGGGAG GTAAGGGCCATCCTAGATGTGTTGGCCCAGAAGATCGCCACCTTTACCGACGTGGGCAACAGCCTGGCGCACGTGCAGCACCTGCTGAAGGACCTCACTGCCTTCAAGGAGAAGTCAGGG GCGGCTGTGCAGCGGGCTGAGGCCCTGGCCCAAGAGGGTGAGCGCCTCATCAGCATGAAGCACTACGCCGTGGACTCCATTCTCCCCAAGTGCCAGGAGCTTCGGGCTGGCTGTGACCACTGCCAGGCCGAGCTGGGCCACCGGCAGGCACTACTCGGACAGTCCCTGGAGCTACACGGCCTGCTGGAAGCA TCCATGAGGTGGTGTGACGAGGGCATCTACCTGCTGGCCTCCCAGCCCGTGGACAAGTGTCAGTCCCAGGATGGTGCTGAGGCCGCCCTCCAGGAGATTGAGAAGTTTCTGGAAACTGGTGCAGAGAATAAGATCCAGGAGCTGAGTAAAATCTACAAGGACTATGAGTCTATCCTCACCCCGGACCTGAAG GAACACGTGCAGAAGGTCTTCCAGAAGCAAGAGAGCACCGAGGAGATGTTCCACCGTAGACAGGCCAGCCTCAGGAAGCTGGCGGCCAGGCAGGCGCGGCCCGTGCAGCCTGTCGCCCCCCGGCCTGAAGCGCTCAGCAAGTCCCCCTGCCCCTCTCCAG GTGTTCGGCGAGGGTCTGAGATCACTGGACCCGAGAGCAGCATGCAGCGAAGGCCCTATAGGAGGGCCAAG AGTGAACTCAGTGAAGGCCGGCAGGGCTGGAGCAGCTCCACTGGGGATGAGGAGGAAAGCTTGGCCGTCCTGAGAAG GCATGTGATGGCCGAGCTCTTGGACACAGAACGCGTCTACGTGGACGAGCTGCTGAGCGTCCTGGAG GGCTATGCCGCAGAGATGGACAATCCCCTCATGGCACACCTGCTGTCAGCCAGCCTGCACAACAAGAAGGACGTCCTGTTTGGGAACATGGAAGAGATCTGCCACTTCCACAACAG AATATTCCTGAAAGAACTTGAAAAGTACACAGACTGCCCGGAGCTGGTGGGAAGGTGTTTTCTGGAAAGG ATGGAGGAGTTCCAGGTGTACGAGAAGTACTGCCAGAACAAGCCGCGCTCCGAGAGCCTGTGGCGCCAGTGCTCCGACTGTCCCTTCTTCCAG GAGTGCCAGCGGAAGCTGGACCACAAGCTGAGCCTGGACTCGTACCTGCTCAAGCCCGTGCAGAGGATCACCAAGTACCAGCTGCTGCTCAAG GAGATGCTCAAGTACAGCAAGAGCTGCGAGGGCGCCGAGGACCTGCAGGAGGCGCTGAGCTCCATCCTGGGCATCCTCAAGGCTGTCAACGACTCCATGCACCTCATCGCCATCACGGGCTACGAC GGGAACCTGGGCGACCTGGGCCGGCTGCTGATGCAGGGCTCGTTCAGCGTGTGGACAGATCACAAGAAGGGCCACGCCAAAGTGAAGGACCTGGCGCGCTTCAAGCCCATGCAGCGGCACCTCTTCCTGCACGAGAAGGCCGTGCTCTTCTGCAAGCGGCGGGAGGAGAACGGCGAGGGCTACGAGAAGGCCCCGACCTACAGCTACAAGCACTCCCTGAAC ATGGCATCTGTGGGCATCACGGAGAACGTGAAGGGCGACTCCAGGAAGTTCGAGATCTGGTACAACGCCCGGGAGGAAGTGTACATCATCCAG GCACCCACTGCGGAGATCAAGGCCGCGTGGGTGAGTGAGATCCGCAAGGTGCTGACCAGCCAGCTGCAGGCGTGCAGAG AAGCCAGCCAGCACCGTGCCCTGGAGCAGTCCCAGAGCCTGCCCCTGCCCGCAGTGACCAGCACCAG TCCCTCGAAAGGCAGCGCAAGGACCTCGAAAAAGCTGGAGGAGCGAAAAGGAGAGTCCCTGGGCCTGGAGGACTACGTGACCACCGCGGCGCTGCCAAAGGCACCCGAGAAGGGCCAAG CATCTCCTCCCAGCCCTGACAAAAAAGCTAAGCGCCATGAAGTCAAGAGCGACCCGACTCCTTTGGGTTTACGAG GCTGGAACAAAACATCCCGCCTGCCCGAGGCCCCGGAGGATGATGGCTGGTCCAGTGCCGAGGAGCCCATCAATTCCTCGGACGCAGAGGAGGAGGGCAGCCTGGGCCCCCGGAAATTG ACTCCCGGGAAGTTCAGGGTCGTGGGCAGCGAGAAGGGCAGCCCCGAGGCGCTCGGCCTGAAGAGCGGAGACACCGTGGAGGTGGTGCAGGAGGGCGATGAGGGCCTTTG GTGGGTCAGGAACCTAACATCCAACCAGGAGGCCTGGGTGCCCGGCAGCAGCCTGTGTGCGCTCCTTGGCACGTCCAGCTCGGTTCAGTGTCTGAGCAGCTCAG TGGGTGAGGGGACCATGCTCTAA